A window of the Cryptococcus neoformans var. neoformans B-3501A chromosome 9, whole genome shotgun sequence genome harbors these coding sequences:
- a CDS encoding hypothetical protein (HMMPfam hit to zf-C2H2, Zinc finger, C2H2 type, score: 61.3, E(): 2.5e-15) encodes MSTEASPHQSQHLPSSYPHHPASLPPNEPPRMPNPAPSLPDAANGSHPFTGDLSINSIKTEDSMSDHSAVAGQPSQSSKGKNGATGPAEGKAKPHVCPICQRGFTTGGHLQRHHRIHTGVKAFKCPFPGCETRTSRQDNLQQHYRTHLSPTLRRGSGSAARAAVNAAMEAAGLKSSSSRQPRKSKSATGTPTSATASHFPSPYATNPGPNPYAAYMYDQQHGYPPPYPLPPGVAMTQPQSATSSRVPSPVNGHSAAGSLPPAHQQSFFSQPYTPTYASYPSVHQQPPYRYPTGGMPYPSGPYSHHSLYSPSIAPEHSQHMYSPMQSSFAAHSREGSYGLSASAYGGRSPTSGAYGHARR; translated from the exons ATGTCTACAGAAGCATCACCTCACCAAAGCCAACATCTACCCTCGTCGTACCCTCACCACCCCGCGTCTCTTCCCCCCAACGAGCCTCCTCGCATGCCCAATCCTgccccttctcttcctgaCGCCGCAAATGGTTCCCACCCGTTTACCGGAGATCTATCAATCAATTCGATCAAGACGGAGGACTCAATGAGTGATCATTCTGCCGTAGCAGGTCAACCATCCCAGTCATCaaaggggaagaatggCGCCACAGGACCAGCGGAGGGAAAGGCGAAACCGCACGTGTGCCCTATCTGCCAGAGAGGGTTTACTACTGGAGGACATCTACAGAGACATCATAGGATTCACACTGGTGTGAAAGCGTTCAAGTGTCCTTTTCCTGGATGCGAGACAAGAACCAGTCGGCAAGATAATTTGCAGCAACA CTACCGAACCCATCTGTCTCCTACCCTCCGTCGAGGGTCTGGTTCAGCGGCTCGGGCGGCGGTGAACGCTGCGATGGAGGCAGCGGGGTTgaaatcctcttcctctcgacAACCACGGAAGTCAAAAAGTGCGACCGGCACGCCCACTTCAGCGACTGCTAGCCATTTCCCTTCACCGTATGCCACCAATCCAGGTCCTAACCCGTACGCTGCCTACATGTACGACCAGCAGCATGgctatcctcctccatacCCTCTTCCCCCGGGGGTAGCTATGACTCAGCCTCAATCTGCCACATCCAGTCGCGTACCATCTCCTGTCAATGGACACTCTGCTGCTGGCTCTTTACCTCCTGCACACCAGcaatccttcttttctcagCCTTACACACCCACTTACGCCTCTTACCCCAGCGTCCATCAGCAACCCCCGTATAGGTATCCCACAGGTGGCATGCCTTATCCCTCTGGGCCATACTCGCACCACAGCCTATATTCTCCTAGTATCGCCCCTGAACATAGCCAACACATGTACAGCCCCATGCAAAGCAGCTTTGCTGCGCACTCGAGGGAAGGGTCTTACGGACTTTCGGCTTCCGCCTACGGTGGGCGGAGCCCGACCTCGGGTGCTTATGGGCACGCGCGTAGATAG
- a CDS encoding hypothetical protein (HMMPfam hit to WD40, WD domain, G-beta repeat, score: 123.7, E(): 4.3e-34): MGYKGRALIENGDIRFDIKLASPGMELSWFSSQLLMTWNTANQLVTASADGHIRVWDVEELRQPVHDIDSHPLAITSLSVADKKALASSLDGTIVLVDTVNGEQLGKVNSGRVKVSAEGPEIPAFACSLHPQSACWAWSGRSSKVVIRTMVSDDADPTTQGPLGGESSIMDGGKGKFGMDLQFSPDGRSLALATDQGQVVVFDTETRATIATYTSHNKAVRTIGWSPDSQWLYSGSDDHLIVLYDARAGSQSGAGGKGEGAVAMMQGHQSWVLSVAPSPDGRLLGSGGADHLIKLWDIGQRTCVSTSSSNADVWGFAWQPEGAGTLPPGKQFAVAGDDKVVTLYRAAGAV, translated from the exons ATGGGATATAAAGGAAGAGCTTTGATTGAGAATGGCGACATTCGCTTCGACATAAAGCTCGCGTCGCCCGGCATGGAGCTGAGTTGGTTCTCATCCCAACTCCTCATGAC CTGGAACACGGCCAACCAGCTCGTTACAGCGTCTGCTGATGGCCATATCCGAGTGTGggatgttgaagagttGAGACAACCGGTCCACGATATTGATTCACATCCTCTTGCGATTACGTCTTTGTCAGTGGCCGATAAAAAGGCTTTAGCTTCCAGTCTGGATGGCACTATAGTACTGGTAGATACCGTGAATGGGGAACAACTAGGCAAAGTTAATTCAGGACGGGTGAAAGTATCGGCGGAAGGACCAG AAATCCCTGCTTTTGCCTGTTCTCTGCATCCTCAAAGTGCTTGCTGGGCGTGGTCAGGGCGCTCCTCTAAAGTTGTCATCCGAACGATGGTCTCCGACGACGCCGACCCCACCACACAAGGACCACTTGGCGGGGAAAGTAGCATTATGGACggtggaaaagggaaatTTGGTATGGACTTGCAATTT TCCCCTGATGGTCGCTCACTTGCCCTTGCTACCGATCAAGGTCAGGTTGTGGTTTTCGACACCGAAACGCGAGCTACTATTGCAACCTACACTTCACATAACAAGGCCGTCAGAACCATTGGCTGGTCTCCTGATTCCCAA TGGCTATACTCTGGTTCTGACGACCATCTGATTGTCCTCTATGACGCCCGAGCTGGCTCCCAATCCGGAGCTGGTGGCAAGGGTGAAGGGGCAGTGGCTATGATGCAAGGTCATCAAAGCTGGGTACTCAGCGTTGCGCCATCACCTGATGGTAGACTCTTGGGTAGCGG TGGCGCGGATCATCTTATCAAACTTTGGGATATTGGACAGCGAACCTGTGTTTCGACGTCATCGAGCAATGCGGACGTCTGGGGATTTGCGTGGCAGCCTGAAGGAGCCGGCACCCTTCCCCCTGGGAAGCAATTTGCAGTGGCTGGAGATGATAAGGTCGTTACGCTTTATAGAGCTGCAGGAGCTGTATAG
- a CDS encoding hypothetical protein (Match to EST gb|CF183009.1|CF183009; HMMPfam hit to Histone, Core histone H2A/H2B/H3/H4, score: 142.0, E(): 1.3e-39), producing the protein MSSKVGGGKGGKSKTSSEAKVLTTRSSKAGLQFPVGRIHRFLRNKNANNVRIGAKAAVYVASIMEYLTAEVLELAGNAAKDLRVKRITPRHLQLAIRGDEELDLLIRATIAGGGVLPHIHKSLVAKNAPLKKPKALDA; encoded by the exons ATGTCTTCTAAAGTTGGTGGCGGTAAAGGTGGAAAGTCCAAGACTTCCTCAGAAGCCAAGGTTTTGACCACCAGGTCATCCAAAGCTGGGCTACAG TTTCCTGTGGGCCGTATCCACCG ATTCTTGAGAAACAAGAACGCCAATAACGTTCGTATTGGCGCTAAGGCAGCTGTTTATGTGGCATCCATCATGGAATACCTGACTGCCGAGGTTCTTGAGCTCGCCG GTAACGCTGCCAAAGACCTCCGCGTGAAACGTATTACTCCTCGACACCTGCAACTTGCCATCCGTGGAGACGAAGAGCTTGATCTACTTATTCGAGCTACCATTGCAGGTGGTGGTGTTTTGCCGCATATCCATAAG TCTCTTGTCGCGAAGAACGCCCCCCTCAAGAAGCCGAAGGCTCTCGATGCTTAG
- a CDS encoding hypothetical protein (HMMPfam hit to PI3_PI4_kinase, Phosphatidylinositol 3- and 4-kinase, score: 175.9, E(): 8.1e-50) produces MSQAVVDEAIVSLLSDKTVNKEILIMFLDLLAFCTKDTTPYFSPKVFEAAKMCALQCFHGGLNQTLPGVILWYIEQQAEALPTPESISNLVEANIRVGTGGYDAAWSTLLWLENDWNIEPQPMWITSLSHWQQALSAQDKIDKNQQATMYSSFNLRMICYHALGNYQKGYDLAQNFFEGLDDNERRNTAHWATAAAWHMGDFDTMADHLAFHPRGTSKSLYKAIIDVHNEQYASAFHHINKAQSLSYDELQMQLGAGLQVALKSLAKTEFLVELQEAIQYKSQPELRPTILATWKTRFKRSHADANSWLKRLEIWTLACSPKTFELQDCFLKTAKLCESAGMHEAARSIIKRITPEVTLPGCKVEYTKLRFQWKDVFQRHDQNGMEDALERLYIHTRRYLEYINVNKHELEASALGLQPLSKTENLSTLERKVIARRYYRLGEWTSVLQGSEWLQDRESTVLMYTSLAAKLDVSWHEAAFSLAERSVTLFESNGFSRYDGVAVGSYIVPALRGLFQAARTKESPEFIIKALLRLVTLWFRFGESQAVLVEVENQLNITDVEPWLSAIPQLIARLGTPQKDLQCTLIKLLRTISSHYPHAVIWPLLTATQTRKVEHQEAARVIMDYICTMADGTRLVDQAELVGRELIRTSISWLEKWRGIIDGFLPRQDLMEIKWQDIPEIWEEDLRMLTNPETPDEHQFVLQYGEQLHLVDKTLIRYNSSRQLNLVNNAYSTLYRLYGEIEAQLNQWRLPGMKLHLASTAPRLLSLRDCILTVPGLYDPHIKLDDQAFIDGFQPVVHILSSKQLPRKLLIQSYLSDHTFLLKGNEDLRGDERIMQLFNLINTLLNHRSDAFSRNLHLLPYEVVPLSPSAGLVSWVSNTQQLQSMIQANRDKHKRNALTNRELGSLLGYDPDVFNPNNPKLDATAEMGKYDKLPLLIKVQRLKAALSHSNQSDIKDVLWQRSPSADIWIKRRTNFARTVGVASFVGYIIGLGDRHGSNILVDQLTWGALHIDFGDLFNVAQERSFLPEKVPFRLTRMMTNAFELASQGDLETPGSAGTFKQASFITMDVLRGSRSTLLAMLEAFLYDPLLSWTSSQNNPSGTTRLEEAVLREAPKVGASLEGLKSKAGQKDSSQGTQSQQGETKDLSIQEDSLPYEQLDNSLTSTCLRTDSYMARVSSTEMTNSKALQVLTQIERKLVGLHNTNSEQPFSVSKQVQELIKEATNLQNLSQGYVLGWIPHW; encoded by the exons ATGTCCCAGGCGGTCGTTGATGAAGCGATAGTCTCTCTGTTGTCAGACAAGACTGTGAACAAAGAAATTTTGATCATGTTCTTGGATCTTCTGGCCTTTTGCACGAAAGATACAACGCCTTATTTTAGTCCCAAAGTCTTTGAGGCTGCAAAAATGTGTGCCTTACAATGCTTCCACGGCGGTCTGAATCAGACACTGCCTGGGGTGATCTTGTGGTACATTGAGCAACAAGCAGAAGCACTTCCTACTCCGGAAAGCATATCTAACCTTGTAGAAGCTAATATCAG AGTCGGAACTGGGGGCTATGATGCCGCATGGAGTACCTTGTTATGGTTGGAGAATGATTGGAATATTGAGCCTCAACCGATGTGGATTACCTCACTCAGTCACTGGCAGCAGGCTCTCAGCGCTCAAGACAAAATCGACAAAAATCAACAAGCTACTATGTATTCTTCATTCAACCTGCGAATGATCTGCT ACCATGCCCTTGGGAATTATCAAAAAGGCTATGACTTGGCTCAGAACTTCTTTGAAGGTCTTGATGACAATGAACGACGAAACACGGCGCACTGGGCAACCGCAGCTGCATGGCATATG GGAGATTTTGATACAATGGCAGATCACCTTGCGTTTCATCCCAGAGGCACAAGTAAATCTTTGTACAAGGCTATCATCGATGTACACAATGAACAGTATGCTTCGGCCTTCCATCACATCAACAAAGCTCAAAGTCTCTCTTACGATGAGCTACAGATGCAATTGGGAGCTGGGCTGCAAGTCGCGCTGAAGAGTTTAGCCAAAACAGAGTTCTTGGTTGAATTACAGGAGGCGATTCAGTATAAGTCTCAACCGGAGCTACGCCCAACCATTCTTGCCACTTGGAAAACACGTTTCAAACGGAGCCATGCCGATGCTAATTCGTGGTTGAAGCGCCTTGAAATATGGACACTTGCGTGCTCACCAAAAACTTTTGAGCTGCAGGATTGCTTTCTCAAGACTGCAAAACTATGCGAAAGTGCAGGAATGCATGAAGCTGCTCGATCCATAATTAAGCGTATAACTCCAGAGGTAACCCTTCCA GGTTGCAAAGTGGAATATACGAAATTGAGATTTCA atggaaagatgtATTTCAAAGACACGACCAGAATGGAATGGAAGATGCTTTAGAAAGGCTTTACATTCACACGCGTCGATATCTTGAATATATCAACGTCAACAAACATGAGCTTGAAGCATCTGCTCTCGGTTTGCAGCCTCTCTCCAAAACTGAAAATCTTAGTACGCTTGAACGAAAGGTAATTGCCAGACGCTACTACCGTCTAGGAGAATGGACGTCTGTTTTGCAGGGGTCTGAATGGCTACag GATCGAGAATCCACAGTTCTCATGTATACGTCTTTAGCGGCAAAGCTAGATGTTTCCTG GCATGAGGCAGCATTTTCTCTCGCTGAACGGTCTGTTACACTGTTTGAGAGTAACGGATTCTCAAGGTATGATGGGGTGGCGGTAGGTAGCTATA TCGTCCCGGCGCTGAGAG GCTTGTTCCAAGCCGCACGTACCAAGGAAAGCCCAGAGTTCATTATTAAAGCACTCTTGCGATTAGTCACGCTTTGGTTCAGATTTGGGGAGAGTCAAGCCGTGCTtgtggaagtggagaatCAACTCAACATAACCGATGTTGAACCCTGGTTATCCGCTATCCCGCAGCTCATTGCTCGTCTAGGTACCCCTCAAAAAGATCTCCAGTGTACATTGATTAAGCTATTAAGAACTATATCCTCTCATTACCCGCATGCTGTTATTTGGCCTCTCTTGACTGCTACTCAAACTCGCAAAGTAGAACACCAAGAGGCGGCGAGGGTTATTATGGATTATATCTGCACCATGGCCGATGGCACTCGTTTAGTTGATCAAGCCGAATtagttggaagagagttgATCCGCACTTCTATATCGTGGTTGGAAAA ATGGAGGGGTATTATTGATGGTTTTCTCCCCAGGCAGGACCTCATGGAGATAAAGTGGCAAGATATCCCAGAGatttgggaagaagatctcAGAATGTTAACA AACCCGGAGACTCCAGATGAGCATCAGTTTGTTTTGCAATATGGCGAACAACTACACCTGGTCGACAAGACCCTGATCCGGTACAATTCAAGCAGACAGCTCAATCTTGTTAACAACGCATACAGCACGTTGTATCGA CTTTATGGAGAGATTGAAGCACAGCTGAATCAATGGAGATTACCAGGCATGAAACTTCACTTAGCAAGCACTGCTCCTCGGCTTCTCAGTTTGCGAGACTGCATTTTAACAGTACCTG GGCTCTATGACCCACATATCAAGCTTGACGACCAAGCATTCATCGACGGCTTTCAACCGGTAGTCCACATTCTTTCCTCAAAGCAGCTTCCTCGAAAACTTCTCATTCAGTCATATCTTTCTGATCACACGTTCCTGCTGAAGG GTAACGAAGATCTTCGAGGTGACGAACGTATTATGCAATTATTCAATCTCATCAATACTCTTCTAAATCATCGTTCAGATGCCTTTAGCCGAAATTTGCATCTTTTGCCTTACGAAGTAGTACCTCTTTCGCCGTCGGCAGGTCTTGTCAGCTGGGTATCCAACACTCAACA GCTGCAATCGATGATTCAAGCAAATCGAGACAAGCACAAACGAAATGCACTTACTAACCGGGAGCTGGGCTCGCTATTAGGG TATGATCCAGATGTGTTTAATCCTAATAATCCAAAACTGGATGCAACAGCTGAGATGGGCAAATATGACAAACTGCCGTTACTTATAAAAGTCCAGCGGCTCAAAGCAGCTCTTTCTCATTCGAATCAAA GTGATATCAAAGATGTCTTGTGGCAGAGAAGCCCAAGTGCTGATATCTGGATCAAAAGGAGGACCAACTTTGCTAGAACAGTTGGAGTTGCAA GTTTTGTTGGATATATCATTGGATTGGGCGACAGGCATGGGAGCAATATTTTGGTTGATCAGCTAACATGGGGCGCACTTCATATCGATTTTGGTGAT CTATTCAATGTTGCTCAAGAGAGATCCTTCTTGCCTGAAAAGGTACCATTCCGTCTCACCCGAATGATGACTAATGCATTTGAA CTTGCATCGCAAGGGGATTTGGAAACACCTGGGTCAGCGGGAACATTCAAACAAGCTTCTTTCATAACAATGGACGTTTTGCGTGGCAGTAGGAGCACATTACTTGCAATGTTGGAAGCTTTCTTGTATGACCCTTTGCTTTCGTGGACA TCGAGTCAGAACAACCCCTCAGGTACGACCAGATTAGAAGAAGCTG TTCTTCGCGAAGCTCCCAAAGTTGGAGCCTCTTTGGAAGGGTTAAAG TCCAAAGCTGGACAGAAAGATTCTTCCCAGGGCACTCAATCACAACAGGGCGAGACCAAAGATCTGTCGATACAAGAAGATTCGCTCCCCTATGAGCAACTGGATAACTCGTTGACATCCACTTGCCTTCGCACTGACTCGTATATGGCAAGAGTTTCCAGTACTGAAATGACGAACAGTAAGGCGCTGCAA GTACTTACTCAGATAGAACGAAAACTAGTCG GTCTTCACAACACTAACTCTGAACAGCCATTCAGTGTCAGCAAGCAGGTACAGGAGTTGATCAAAGAAGCTACCAATCTACAGAATCTGTCTCAAGGCTACGTGCTTGGATGGATCCCACATTGGTAG
- a CDS encoding hypothetical protein (Match to ESTs gb|CF190176.1|CF190176, gb|CF191244.1|CF191244, gb|CF188311.1|CF188311; HMMPfam hit to CAP, CAP protein, score: 478.0, E(): 9.7e-141) — protein MATSQGIHSISTILKRLEAVTSRLEDIAVTQTSHGSSVKSPAPTPDTPTGVAPPAPETPKSAEMTQPTLSPASKVYQDEIVNGALNDFLSKSKEVGGLVAEHSALIGLLCEAQLSFLQFASNHAKPSAPNALAPLLEPQGKAIEAVMETKDKLSRSKEGREWGVCFNVLGEGVPAWGWVQMNAAQFWSDRVIKQYKETNTSVVAWAKSFIALIAALESYVKEWHVTGVVWNPKGSPAPSSIPKTSTSAPPPPPPPPSSSAQAASTPAASGAAALLADLNRGGAATSGLRKVDSSQMTHKNPSLRSASIVPDNGKKGPPLKPKPGAKPAKKPAKVELEDGNKWIIENQEDNRSIKIDNTELHHTVHIFGCVNSVVQISGKINAVTMAGCKKTSVVLDSAVSSFSITSSPSFEVQIIGSIPTIQVDTTDSGQVYLSKDCMEVIEIITSKSSSINISVPTGEDGDFVERPVPEQMKSRVVDGKLVTEIVEHSG, from the exons ATGGCCACATCCCAGGGCATACACTCGATCAGCACAATCCT CAAGCGCTTGGAGG CTGTCACAAGTCGTCTGGAAGACATCGCAGTCACGCAGACATCTCACGGCAGCTCTGTCAAGTCGCCTGCCCCCACTCCTGATACTCCGACGGGCGTTGCTCCACCTGCGCCGGAGACTCCCAAATCCGCAGAAATGACTCAGCCCACTCTGTCCCCGGCCTCCAAGGTCTATCAGGACGAAATCGTTAACGGTGCTCTCAATGACTTCCTCTCGAAATCCAAGGAAGTGGGAGGCTTGGTAGCTGAACAC TCGGCTCTCATAGGCCTCCTATGTGAAGCGCAGTTATCTTTCCTCCAATTTGCGTCAAATCACGCAAAGCCCTCTGCTCCTAATGCACTGGCGCCATTGCTGGAACCTCAGGGAAAGGCCATTGAAGCGGTCATGGAGACGAAAGACAAGCTCAGTCGATCCAAAGAAGGTCGCGAGTGGGGTGTCTGCTTTAATGTATTGGGAGAAGGTGTCCCCGCTTGGGGCTGGGTACAGATG AACGCCGCTCAATTCTGGTCCGACCGCGTGATCAAGCAGTACAAAGAAAC GAATACATCGGTAGTTGCCTGGGCCAAGTCATTCATTGCGTTGATTGCTGCCCTTGAATCCTATGTTAAGGAATGGCATGTTACTGGTGTAGTCTGGAACCCTAAG GGTTCCCCAGCCCCCTCTTCTATACCCAAGACATCAACATCTGCTCCtcccccacctcctccacctccttctaGCTCAGCACAGGCTGCTTCTACTCCCGCTGCTTCTGGAGCTGCTGCCCTTTTGGCTGATTTGAATCGTGGTGGCGCCGCCACTTCTGGATTGCGAAAGGTCGATAGTTCCCAAATGACACATAAGAACCCCTCACTTCGTTCCGCCAGCATTGTCCCTGAcaatggaaagaagggccCGCCTCTCAAGCCCAAGCCGGGCGCGAAGCCTGCAAAGAAGCCTGCCAAGGtcgagcttgaagatgggaaTAAATGGATCATT GAAAACCAAGAGGACAATAGGTCTATTAAAATTGACAACACTGAACTTCACCACACTGTTCACATCTTTGGTTGCGTCAACTCTGTGGTTCAGATCTCCGGCAAAATCAACGCTGTGACCATGG CCGGATGTAAGAAGACCTCTGTCGTCCTAGACTCTGCCgtatcctctttctctatcACTTCGTCCCCCTCATTTGAAGTCCAGATCATCGGCTCCATTCCCACCATCCAAGTCGACACCACTGACTCCGGCCAGGTGTATCTCTCAAAGGATTGCATGGAAGTGATCGAAATCATTACCAGCAAGTCCAGTAGCATCAACATTTCTGTTCCTACCGGCGAAGATGGCGATTTCGTCGAAAGGCCTGTGCCTGAACAGATGAAGTCAAGGGTAGTCGACGGAAAACTCGTCACAGAGATTGTAGAGCACTCAGGATAG
- a CDS encoding hypothetical protein (HMMPfam hit to FHA, FHA domain, score: 50.2, E(): 5.8e-12; HMMPfam hit to Pkinase, Protein kinase domain, score: 294.9, E(): 1.2e-85), translating to MSQTPSQQPPHSDDVFEPTQLSQPAYSQTQNTQAFISSQVEPRRKYWAIFISTHSDRGILKVPWSKPYIQLGRGPYTLGNDVILPEKRVSNTHCRFTLGMQNAKNLEPSNDTARAWKEGEGEPEVWVEDLKSSNGTFVNGARINTRRLLRHGDEISLGHAGTLDYHDVRYIYRSVGGKRLKNGQASSNSGDLEPVGQVYEKYQLLDRLGKGTFAEVHKAVDVETGNMRAIKQIVKHRFAGNDKTLQLFHREINITRSLEHENICRLIDWYEDPQHICLVLEYVDGGDLLDYIMDWPEEQGGLPEQHAAELTVQICRAMAYTHSKGITHRDLKPENILLTKEHEGARIVKIADFGLAKMIHTNTMLVSMVGTPQYLAPEIVMQTEQQPGYENVVDSWSVGIIVYSMMTKALPFDEDSKLPVEQRIRARFTQPPDVSLLEQRNVSQQAIDFILRLLDKDPAKRMTMAQALDHEWLSEPSSQPIESQRMGLGGDSMWSIQSFDSLQPDFNYGPGSANWQRPATVSSTRLKSGFEGSDDFSQPMTKLHLNTPEICNIPSKKASIKQTSAAIGINTPVSLVSPCVAGNPVNAVSPSAPTSTSPTSLSKQQKRKLEDEKRANSIDSEGEGSESIDRTNNAPVNENIDASVMMDSAVDSVKEDGKDDIVLARRPRKSMRLQ from the exons ATGTCGCAAACTCCTTCCCAACAGCCCCCACACAGTGACGATGTCTTTGAGCCCACCCAGCTGTCCCAGCCGGCGTATAGCCAAACTCAAAACACACAGGCGTTCATCAGCAGTCAGGTCGAGCCACGCAGAAAATACT GGGcgatcttcatctccacccaCTCGGACCGCGGGATCCTAAAAGTGCCCTGGAGCAAGCCCTATATTCAGCTGGGAAGAGGACCGTATACTCTTGGAAATGATGTTATACTCCCCGAAAAGAGAGTCTCCAACACACACTGTCGCTTTACTCTCGGGATGCAAAATGCAAAGAATCTGGAACCGTCTAATGACACCGCCAGGgcatggaaagaaggagagggtgagCCCGAAGTATGGGTAGAAGATTTGAAGAGCAGTAACGGGACATTT GTTAATGGCGCTCGTATCAACACCAGGCGCCTTTTACGGCATGGCGATGAGATATCACTAGGTCATGCGGGCACTCTTGACTATCACGACGTTCGATATATATATCGTTCTGTTGGGGGCAAGAGATTAAAGAATGGGCAAGCCTCAAGCAATAGTGGCGATCTCGAACCTGTAGGCCAGGTTTACGAGAAATATCAATTACTCGATCG CTTGGGGAAAGGGACGTTTGCGGAAGTTCACAAAGCTGTGGACGTAGAAACGGGGAATATGCGAGCCATCAAA CAAATCGTCAAACATCGCTTTGCCGGCAACGACAAGACTCTTCAGCTGTTTCACCGAGAAATCAATATCACTAGAAGTCTGGAGCAC GAAAACATATGTCGGCTGATTGACTGGTACGAAGACCCTCAACATATCTGTCTTGTTCTGGAGTATGTAGATGGAGGTGATCTTTTGGATTACATCATGGACTGGCCAGAAGAGCAAGGCGGTCTCC CTGAGCAACACGCTGCTGAACTCACAGTTCAGATCTGCCGTGCAATGGCCTACACA CATTCAAAAGGCATCACTCATAGAGACTTGAAGCCAGAG AATATTCTTTTGACAAAAGAACATGAAGGTGCTCGAATCGTCAAAATTGCAGATTTTGGCTTGGCTAAGATGA TCCACACAAACACTATGCTTGTATCCATGGTCGGAACCCCGCAGTATTTGGCTCCGGAGATTGTCATGCAAACAGAGCAGCAACCAGGATACGAAAACGTGGTGGACTCCTGGTCTGTCGGCATAATAGTTTATAG CATGATGACCAAGGCTTTACCATTTGACGAAGATAGCAAACTTCCTGTGGAG CAACGGATTCGAGCCCGTTTTACTCAACCACCTGATGTGTCCCTGTTGGAGCAGCGAAACGTGAGCCAGCAAG CAATCGATTTCATTTTGAGGCTCTTGGACAAAGATCCCGCCAAGCGCATGACGATGGCCCAAGCCTTGGATCATGAATGGCTTTCTGAGCCCTCTTCGCAGCCAATTGAGTCGCAACGCATGGGTCTTGGCGGTGATTCTATGTGGTCCATCCAATCTTTCGATTCATTACAACCTGACTTTAACTATGGTCCTGGAAGCGCAAACTGGCAGAGGCCCGCCACGGTCTCTAGCACAAGGTTAAAAAGTGGTTTTGAGGGGTCAGACGATTTCTCTCAACCGATGACCAAATTGCATCTCAATACTCCAGAAATATGCAATATACCCTCTAAAAAGGCAAGCATCAAACAAACAAGCGCTGCAATAGGCATCAACACCCCAGTATCACTTGTCTCTCCATGTGTTGCTGGTAACCCGGTCAACGCCGTTTCGCCGTCTGCTCCTACGTCGACATCACCCACATCTCTTTcaaaacaacaaaaacgCAAGctagaagatgaaaagagggCTAATAGCATTGACTCGGAAGGTGAAGGTTCGGAGAGTATTGATAGGACAAATAACGCCCCAGTAAATGAGAACATTGACGCATCCGTTATGATGGACTCGGCGGTCGATAGTGTaaaggaggatggaaaagacgaTATTGTATTGGCTAGACGCCCCCGAAAATCTATGCGCCTTCAATAG